One part of the Streptomyces sp. NBC_00286 genome encodes these proteins:
- a CDS encoding response regulator transcription factor, translating into MTDSEQPTPKTQIRVFLLDDHEVVRRGVHDLLDDQEDITVVGEAANVEQALVRVPALRPDVAVLDVRLPDGDGITVCRELRSRMPELACLMLTSFDDEEALLDSIMAGASGYVLKQIQGSDLVSAVRTVAAGQSLLDPSATTRLMARLRNDQQKEEEPDALPGLTSREQEILALIGEGLTNRQIGQRLYLAEKTVKNHISRLLAKLGVERRIQAAVIATQVQERLKHDGA; encoded by the coding sequence ATGACGGACAGCGAGCAGCCCACCCCCAAGACCCAGATCAGGGTCTTTCTGCTGGACGACCACGAGGTCGTACGGCGTGGGGTGCACGACCTGCTGGACGACCAGGAGGACATCACCGTGGTTGGCGAGGCCGCCAATGTCGAGCAGGCTCTGGTGCGCGTCCCTGCCCTGCGCCCGGACGTCGCCGTGCTCGACGTCCGCCTGCCCGACGGCGACGGCATCACCGTGTGCCGGGAACTGCGCTCGCGTATGCCGGAGCTGGCTTGTCTGATGCTGACCTCGTTCGACGACGAAGAGGCTCTGCTGGACTCGATCATGGCCGGAGCCTCCGGCTACGTGCTCAAGCAGATCCAGGGATCTGACCTGGTCTCCGCCGTCCGCACGGTCGCCGCGGGCCAGTCCCTGCTCGACCCGAGCGCCACCACCCGGCTGATGGCCCGCTTGCGCAACGACCAACAGAAGGAAGAGGAACCTGACGCGCTGCCCGGCCTGACCAGCCGGGAGCAGGAGATCCTCGCTCTGATCGGCGAAGGGCTGACCAACCGCCAGATCGGCCAGCGGCTCTACCTCGCCGAGAAGACTGTCAAGAACCACATCTCCCGGCTACTGGCCAAGCTCGGCGTGGAGCGCCGCATCCAGGCCGCGGTCATCGCCACCCAGGTCCAGGAGCGGCTCAAGCACGACGGGGCCTGA